The Prevotella sp. oral taxon 299 str. F0039 genome has a segment encoding these proteins:
- a CDS encoding malic enzyme-like NAD(P)-binding protein, whose amino-acid sequence MTRVTKEAALHYHNEGRPGKIEIKPTKPYSTQSDLSLAYSPGVAYPCLEIQQNSNDVFQYTNKGNLVAVISNGTAVLGLGDIGAMSGKPVMEGKGLLFKIYGGIDVFDIEVDEKDPEKFCETIERIACTFGGINLEDIKAPECFYIEERLKKNLDIPVMHDDQHGTAIISAAGLINALEVANKQIGKVQVVINGAGAAAISTAKLYLSIGVKKENLIMLDSKGSITTDRIDLNEQKKFFASTRTDIKTLADAMKGADVFLGVSKANVVSQEMILSMNDRPIVFALANPNPEITYEAATECRPDILMATGRSDYPNQINNVLGFPYIFRGALDVRATAINEEMKKAAAYAIAALAKEKVPAEVKKAYNVSDLEFGAQYFIPKPVDPRLLVKVSTAVAKAAMESGVARHKITDWDAYAKHIEALKRD is encoded by the coding sequence ATGACAAGAGTAACAAAAGAAGCGGCTCTTCACTATCATAATGAAGGTCGCCCTGGAAAAATAGAAATAAAACCAACAAAACCTTATAGCACACAAAGCGATTTAAGTTTGGCTTATTCTCCTGGTGTTGCATATCCCTGTTTGGAAATACAACAAAATTCAAATGACGTTTTTCAATACACCAATAAAGGTAACCTTGTTGCCGTTATTTCTAATGGTACTGCAGTTTTGGGTCTAGGAGATATTGGTGCAATGAGTGGAAAGCCCGTTATGGAGGGTAAAGGACTACTCTTTAAGATTTATGGAGGAATTGATGTATTCGATATTGAGGTTGATGAGAAAGACCCAGAAAAGTTCTGCGAGACTATAGAACGTATTGCTTGTACCTTTGGTGGTATTAATCTTGAAGATATAAAAGCACCTGAATGTTTTTATATAGAAGAGAGATTGAAAAAAAATCTTGATATTCCTGTTATGCACGACGACCAACATGGTACTGCAATTATTAGTGCTGCAGGTCTTATTAATGCACTTGAGGTGGCTAATAAGCAAATAGGTAAGGTTCAAGTTGTTATTAACGGAGCTGGTGCAGCTGCTATCTCAACAGCGAAACTATATCTTTCTATTGGTGTTAAGAAAGAGAACCTCATTATGTTAGATTCTAAAGGCTCAATAACTACCGACAGAATTGACTTAAATGAACAAAAGAAATTCTTTGCAAGCACTAGAACTGATATAAAAACTCTAGCTGATGCAATGAAAGGTGCAGACGTATTCTTAGGTGTTTCTAAAGCTAATGTAGTGTCACAAGAGATGATTCTATCAATGAATGATCGTCCTATTGTATTTGCTTTAGCTAATCCTAACCCTGAAATTACATACGAGGCAGCAACAGAATGTCGTCCTGATATATTAATGGCAACAGGAAGATCTGATTATCCTAACCAAATCAATAACGTACTTGGCTTCCCCTATATCTTCAGAGGTGCACTAGACGTTCGTGCAACAGCAATTAATGAGGAGATGAAGAAAGCTGCAGCTTATGCAATTGCAGCTCTTGCAAAAGAAAAAGTACCTGCAGAAGTGAAAAAAGCATACAATGTTAGCGACTTAGAGTTTGGTGCTCAATATTTCATTCCCAAACCAGTTGATCCACGATTACTTGTTAAAGTAAGTACAGCTGTTGCTAAAGCGGCCATGGAAAGTGGCGTAGCAAGACACAAAATAACCGACTGGGACGCTTATGCTAAACATATCGAAGCACTTAAAAGAGATTAA
- a CDS encoding GSCFA domain-containing protein: MKFRTIVDIPKSNFSINPFARMLFVGSCFADNMGKKFTAEKFNTLVNPYGVMYNPASVYHTIQRISFVPDYAIFTLGTNRVYILKETNEIVDNCRKQPQSLFREEQLSIEESVNYLSLAVDRLIELNKDIKIIVTVSPIRYSKYGFHGSQLSKATLLLASQQLLERYPDRVEYFPAYEIVNDELRDYRFYASDMLHPNEQAVDYIWERFSEMYFSQSTIEFITEWCPIKKALAHNVLDVTSNDFIKFKQLSIEKLNTIAKKYPSLDVTKEVLYFKTMQ; this comes from the coding sequence ATGAAGTTTAGAACAATAGTAGATATACCCAAGAGCAATTTTTCTATTAATCCATTTGCCCGTATGTTGTTTGTAGGTTCATGCTTTGCGGATAATATGGGTAAGAAGTTTACAGCAGAAAAGTTCAACACTTTGGTTAATCCTTATGGTGTAATGTATAATCCTGCGAGTGTTTATCACACCATTCAACGCATTTCTTTTGTTCCAGATTATGCTATCTTCACTTTAGGGACTAATAGAGTTTATATTTTAAAAGAAACCAATGAGATTGTAGATAATTGCCGAAAGCAACCTCAAAGCTTATTTCGTGAGGAACAATTAAGTATTGAAGAAAGTGTAAACTATTTGAGCTTGGCAGTTGATAGACTAATAGAACTCAATAAAGATATTAAAATTATTGTAACAGTTAGTCCTATTCGATATTCTAAATATGGTTTCCATGGTAGCCAATTGTCTAAAGCAACGCTATTACTTGCATCGCAACAACTTTTAGAACGATATCCTGATAGAGTAGAATATTTTCCTGCTTACGAGATAGTGAACGATGAATTGAGAGATTATCGCTTTTATGCGAGTGATATGTTACACCCCAATGAGCAAGCAGTAGATTATATTTGGGAGCGTTTTAGTGAAATGTATTTTAGTCAATCAACTATAGAGTTCATTACAGAATGGTGTCCTATAAAGAAGGCTTTGGCTCATAATGTGCTCGATGTAACATCAAATGACTTTATAAAGTTCAAGCAATTGAGTATTGAGAAACTCAATACTATTGCGAAGAAATATCCTTCTCTTGATGTAACTAAAGAAGTATTGTATTTCAAAACAATGCAATGA
- the purE gene encoding 5-(carboxyamino)imidazole ribonucleotide mutase gives MNPKVSIIMGSTSDLKVMEKACEFLNDMEIPFEVNALSAHRTPDAVETFAKNAASRGVEVIIAAAGMAAALPGVVAASTSLPVIGVPIKGMLDGLDSLLSIVQMPPGIPVATVGVNGSLNAAILAAQMIALSDSEVKQKVMEYKAGLGSKIEKANRELAEIKYAFKTN, from the coding sequence ATGAATCCAAAAGTTAGCATAATAATGGGAAGTACAAGCGATTTGAAGGTAATGGAAAAAGCTTGTGAATTTTTAAATGATATGGAAATACCATTCGAAGTAAATGCTTTATCAGCTCATCGTACCCCTGATGCGGTCGAAACATTTGCTAAAAACGCTGCATCTCGTGGTGTAGAGGTTATCATTGCCGCAGCTGGTATGGCTGCAGCTCTACCTGGTGTTGTTGCAGCTTCAACATCTTTACCTGTTATTGGTGTTCCTATTAAGGGAATGTTAGATGGATTAGACTCTCTATTGAGTATCGTTCAAATGCCTCCTGGAATTCCTGTTGCAACTGTAGGAGTGAATGGTTCACTCAATGCAGCTATCCTTGCAGCTCAAATGATCGCTCTTTCTGATAGCGAAGTAAAGCAGAAAGTGATGGAATATAAGGCTGGATTAGGATCAAAAATAGAAAAGGCTAATAGAGAATTGGCAGAAATTAAGTACGCATTTAAAACCAACTAA
- a CDS encoding aldo/keto reductase, protein MIINDLLENYTPSATRYEASELFYNRCGRSGIILPKVSLGLWHNFGQSNDFDTCRSILRYAFDNGIVHFDLANNYGPPKGYAEQTFGKILQRDFKPFRDEMFIATKAGYDMWEGPYGNWGSRKHIISSLDQSLSRMKLDYVDLFYSHRYDPNTPIEETLNALVDVVKQGKALYIGISRWPLEQLKQAYSYLAERDVKLLTIQDRLNLLDRKPQNEGMLSFCREVGVGFVSFSPLAQGLLTNKYLNGIPAHSRMEQNVFLQKKVLTPELLAYLKHLNSLASDRQESLAEMALAWVLAQKGVTSVIIGASSVEQLAQNIKCVDAASFIEEL, encoded by the coding sequence ATGATAATAAACGATTTATTAGAAAATTATACTCCTTCAGCTACTCGTTATGAGGCATCTGAGTTGTTTTACAATCGTTGTGGTCGTTCAGGTATAATACTTCCAAAGGTTTCTTTGGGTCTATGGCATAACTTTGGACAATCAAATGACTTTGATACTTGCCGTTCAATACTGCGTTATGCCTTTGATAATGGTATTGTTCATTTTGATTTAGCCAATAATTATGGACCTCCAAAAGGCTATGCAGAGCAAACGTTTGGAAAGATTTTGCAAAGAGACTTTAAACCTTTTAGAGACGAAATGTTTATTGCAACGAAGGCAGGATATGATATGTGGGAAGGTCCTTATGGTAATTGGGGAAGCCGAAAGCATATCATTTCGAGCTTAGACCAAAGCTTATCTCGAATGAAACTCGATTATGTTGATCTCTTTTATAGTCACCGTTACGACCCAAACACACCTATTGAAGAAACACTTAACGCTCTTGTAGATGTTGTTAAGCAAGGAAAAGCATTGTATATAGGTATCTCTAGATGGCCATTAGAACAGCTTAAACAGGCTTATAGCTATCTTGCAGAGCGTGATGTGAAGCTTCTTACAATTCAAGATAGATTGAACTTATTGGATAGAAAGCCTCAAAATGAAGGAATGTTGAGTTTTTGTAGAGAAGTAGGGGTAGGCTTTGTGTCATTCTCTCCCTTAGCTCAAGGATTGCTAACCAATAAGTATCTCAATGGGATACCTGCACATTCACGAATGGAACAGAATGTTTTCTTGCAAAAGAAGGTACTTACTCCAGAGCTACTTGCCTATCTAAAGCACCTCAATTCACTTGCTTCAGACAGACAAGAGTCGCTTGCTGAAATGGCACTTGCATGGGTGTTGGCTCAGAAAGGTGTAACCTCTGTTATTATAGGAGCAAGTAGTGTTGAACAATTAGCTCAGAATATCAAATGTGTTGATGCAGCTTCCTTTATCGAAGAGCTATAA
- a CDS encoding phosphatase PAP2 family protein: MFINIKKRIFILLSCLATWGTIVANDSIIIEQDSILPLQYKDSIAVNTAFNQKSFSRNAFNYNFSYVGLGFITSGFFIKRQKDQFRSMRHYFTPHYSKSFDNYTQYVPLFGTWALKASGVEGRSSWKGLALSNVLSLAFMGIATNGMKYSVRELRPDGSTRNSFPSGHTAFAFAAATILHKEYGQTRSPLYSIAGYSLATLTGVGRVLNNRHWVSDVLVGAGIGIVSTDLGYFLSDVILKQKGIQRGSRQIGIYDVSKHPSFLSLGIQVYDGPNKLSLNNIYDNYDSNGIPYASNDSRGVSNSLGLELHFGTGSSVNLEGAYFFHPNIGVGGKLRVISVPVTASVDLSNGFRYYVTEDQSLANILKSNAQFVGVESTHMGAFDYQAGVYFSYPLSSRLRLGANLLVGQRFLMDYKVDAALDINANRMKSELMQLQSSSPATGVKAAERTAILKQLEPLSAESVYSSTEFMSLSSKPSWLYGAGLSCIWAHKEGIAFRIQLNYDHSRAAFSYDVKSRWGLSSEGSVMKIKDSFSRKISFNSLSLGFGMCLLF, from the coding sequence ATGTTTATAAATATAAAGAAACGAATATTCATTCTACTATCTTGTTTGGCTACTTGGGGTACCATTGTAGCTAATGATAGTATTATTATTGAGCAAGATAGTATTCTTCCGCTTCAATATAAAGATTCAATAGCAGTAAATACGGCTTTCAATCAAAAGTCGTTTAGTCGCAATGCGTTCAATTATAACTTTTCTTATGTTGGCTTAGGGTTCATCACTTCAGGCTTTTTTATAAAGCGTCAGAAGGACCAATTTAGAAGTATGAGGCACTATTTTACGCCTCATTATAGTAAATCCTTCGATAATTACACTCAGTATGTACCCTTATTTGGAACTTGGGCATTAAAGGCTTCGGGTGTAGAAGGACGCAGTTCGTGGAAGGGATTGGCATTAAGTAATGTTCTTTCGCTTGCATTTATGGGAATAGCAACAAATGGGATGAAATATTCTGTACGTGAGTTGCGTCCCGACGGAAGTACAAGAAATAGTTTCCCTTCAGGTCATACAGCTTTCGCTTTCGCTGCAGCTACGATATTACATAAGGAATATGGACAGACAAGAAGTCCACTTTATAGTATTGCAGGCTATTCTTTAGCAACCTTAACGGGCGTTGGGCGAGTGCTAAATAATCGTCATTGGGTAAGTGATGTGCTAGTTGGAGCAGGAATCGGAATAGTGTCTACCGACCTTGGTTACTTTCTTTCAGATGTTATTCTCAAGCAAAAAGGCATACAAAGGGGCAGTAGACAAATAGGCATTTACGATGTTTCTAAACATCCATCATTTTTAAGTTTAGGTATACAAGTATATGATGGACCTAACAAACTATCCCTAAATAATATCTATGATAATTACGATTCAAATGGAATTCCATATGCTTCAAATGATAGTAGGGGGGTAAGTAATTCATTAGGACTAGAACTTCACTTTGGAACAGGATCGTCAGTGAACCTTGAAGGTGCTTATTTCTTTCACCCAAATATCGGTGTTGGTGGTAAACTTCGTGTGATATCAGTACCCGTAACAGCATCTGTTGATTTGTCGAATGGCTTCCGTTATTATGTAACAGAGGATCAATCGCTTGCCAATATCTTGAAATCTAATGCACAATTCGTTGGAGTTGAGTCTACACATATGGGTGCTTTCGATTATCAAGCAGGTGTATATTTCTCTTATCCTTTGTCTTCTAGATTGCGACTTGGTGCAAACCTCCTTGTGGGACAGCGTTTTTTAATGGACTATAAGGTAGATGCGGCATTGGATATCAATGCCAATAGAATGAAAAGTGAGTTAATGCAACTACAAAGTAGCAGTCCTGCAACAGGTGTAAAAGCAGCCGAACGCACAGCAATATTAAAGCAGTTAGAGCCTTTAAGTGCTGAGTCGGTGTATAGTTCTACCGAGTTTATGAGCTTATCTTCCAAACCCTCTTGGCTATATGGTGCAGGCCTGTCGTGCATTTGGGCACATAAAGAAGGAATAGCGTTTAGAATTCAGCTTAATTACGACCATTCAAGGGCAGCTTTCTCTTATGATGTAAAGAGCCGATGGGGACTTTCTTCAGAAGGAAGTGTAATGAAGATAAAAGATTCTTTCAGTCGAAAGATATCGTTTAATTCGCTTAGTTTAGGATTTGGAATGTGTCTTTTATTTTAA
- a CDS encoding bifunctional (p)ppGpp synthetase/guanosine-3',5'-bis(diphosphate) 3'-pyrophosphohydrolase, which yields MEQKNISTEKERNEIRSLFDSVYDAIEDSFKPEEKEKLSLYINIALENNLIPRDIFGFNPILFALETAQIAIKEIGLKRDAVIAILTFNSVINEFSTIENIQKNFGEGVFTIVKGLLRLHELYKRTPVVESENFRNLLISFAEDMRVILLMIADRVNMMRQLRDTNKEEERKRAAEEANYLYAPLAHKLGLYKLKSELEDLSLKYLEHDAYYMIKENLNATKKTRDAYISNFIAPIKEKLENAGLKFQIKGRTKSIHSIWQKMKKQQCGFSGIYDLFAIRIIIDSPEQQEKMQCWQAYSIITDMYQPNPKRLRDWLSVPKSNGYESLHITVLGPENRWVEVQIRTERMDEIAEHGLAAHWRYKGVKSESGIDEWLGNIRAALEHNDDLQLMDQFKLDLYEDEVYVFSPKGDLYKLVKGATVLDFAFHIHSGLGCKCVGAKINNRNVSIKEVLHSGDQVEIITQSNQKPNRDWLKIVKTSRAKSKIRLALKETQAKTGLYAKEMLERRFKNRKIDIDESVMSHLVKKMGFKEMSDFFKQIADEKLDLNEVVDKYLEVRDYYMNANPTQPARSAEEFNFDNPNEEKIKESDDILIIDKNLKGIEFSLAKCCHPIYGDDVFGFVTINGGIKIHRCDCPNSVELRRRFGYRIVKARWSGKGTSQYSTIMRIIGNDDIAIINNITSIISKEEKITLRSINIESHDGLFTGNLTILLQDTIKLDSLIKKIKTIKGIKQVCRL from the coding sequence ATGGAACAAAAGAATATCTCAACAGAAAAAGAACGCAATGAAATACGCTCACTTTTCGATAGTGTTTATGATGCTATAGAAGACTCTTTCAAACCTGAAGAGAAAGAAAAACTAAGCTTATATATTAATATTGCTCTTGAAAATAATCTCATTCCAAGAGACATTTTTGGTTTTAATCCTATCTTATTTGCACTAGAAACAGCCCAAATTGCAATTAAAGAAATTGGATTAAAACGTGACGCTGTAATTGCTATACTCACTTTTAATAGTGTAATTAATGAGTTTTCAACCATAGAAAACATACAAAAGAATTTTGGAGAAGGTGTATTTACAATTGTAAAGGGATTATTACGCCTACACGAATTATATAAAAGGACTCCCGTAGTAGAAAGCGAAAACTTTAGAAATTTACTAATATCGTTTGCCGAAGACATGAGAGTTATCTTGTTAATGATAGCCGACCGTGTGAATATGATGAGGCAACTTCGTGATACAAACAAAGAAGAAGAGCGCAAAAGAGCTGCTGAAGAAGCTAATTATCTATACGCACCTCTTGCTCATAAACTAGGTCTTTATAAACTAAAAAGTGAACTCGAGGACCTCAGTCTAAAATATCTTGAGCATGATGCTTATTATATGATTAAGGAAAATCTCAATGCTACCAAGAAGACTCGTGACGCTTATATAAGTAACTTCATTGCTCCTATCAAAGAAAAGTTAGAAAATGCTGGTCTAAAGTTCCAAATAAAAGGACGAACAAAGAGTATTCATTCTATCTGGCAGAAGATGAAAAAGCAGCAATGTGGTTTCTCTGGAATATACGATTTGTTTGCTATTCGCATTATAATAGATTCTCCTGAGCAACAAGAAAAAATGCAATGCTGGCAGGCTTATTCTATTATTACAGATATGTATCAACCTAATCCCAAACGATTACGTGACTGGTTATCTGTTCCAAAGTCTAATGGTTACGAGAGTTTGCATATCACTGTGCTAGGACCTGAGAATAGATGGGTAGAAGTTCAGATAAGAACCGAGCGTATGGACGAAATAGCTGAGCATGGACTTGCTGCACACTGGCGCTACAAAGGTGTTAAAAGTGAAAGCGGAATTGATGAATGGTTGGGTAATATTCGTGCCGCATTAGAGCACAATGACGACCTACAATTAATGGATCAATTCAAGTTAGATCTATATGAAGACGAGGTTTATGTATTCTCACCCAAAGGAGATTTGTATAAATTAGTGAAGGGAGCCACAGTTTTAGACTTTGCGTTCCACATCCATTCGGGCCTTGGATGTAAGTGTGTTGGTGCCAAAATAAATAATAGAAATGTTTCTATTAAAGAAGTATTACATTCTGGTGATCAAGTAGAAATCATCACTCAGAGCAACCAAAAGCCCAATAGAGACTGGTTAAAAATAGTAAAGACTTCTAGAGCTAAATCGAAAATACGACTTGCATTAAAAGAGACTCAGGCTAAAACTGGCTTATATGCCAAAGAAATGCTTGAGAGAAGATTTAAGAATAGGAAGATTGATATAGACGAATCCGTAATGTCTCATCTTGTAAAAAAAATGGGATTCAAAGAAATGTCCGACTTCTTTAAGCAGATCGCAGATGAGAAATTAGATCTTAATGAGGTTGTTGATAAATACTTAGAGGTTAGAGATTACTATATGAATGCTAATCCGACACAACCTGCTAGGTCTGCAGAGGAATTCAATTTCGACAATCCTAACGAAGAAAAGATAAAGGAAAGCGATGACATTCTAATTATTGATAAGAACTTAAAAGGCATTGAATTCTCTCTAGCAAAATGCTGTCATCCTATCTATGGAGATGACGTTTTCGGCTTTGTAACCATTAATGGAGGTATAAAAATCCATCGTTGCGACTGTCCTAATAGTGTAGAACTACGCCGAAGATTTGGTTATCGTATCGTAAAAGCACGTTGGAGCGGTAAAGGAACATCACAATATAGCACCATAATGCGTATTATTGGAAATGATGATATTGCGATAATCAATAACATCACCAGTATTATTTCAAAAGAAGAGAAAATTACTTTACGATCAATCAACATCGAATCACATGACGGACTATTCACAGGAAATTTAACTATACTGCTTCAAGACACAATAAAACTAGATAGCTTAATAAAGAAAATCAAAACAATTAAAGGGATAAAACAAGTTTGTCGCCTTTAA
- a CDS encoding 4-hydroxy-3-methylbut-2-en-1-yl diphosphate synthase: protein MIDLFNYQRRKSSVAKIGNLLIGGENPIRVQSMTTTDTNDTQACVEQAERIIQKGGELVRLTTQGVREAENMKCINDVLKAKGYEVPLVADVHFNPRVADVAATTTQKVRINPGNYVDPARTFKKLEYTDEEYAHELLKIEERFIPFLNICKENKTGIRIGVNHGSLSDRIRNRYGDTPEGIVESCLEFLRICQRESFNDVVISIKSSNTVIMVRSMRLLVEAMEKEGMSYPLHLGVTEAGEGEDGRIKSAVGIGALLSDGIGDTIRVSLSEEPEEEIPVAKHLCDYITSKVAPVTLPETPAKDFNYTHPTRRSTCQVGNIGGEKVPVVIVSKPSSMFEEPKDEEEVVIISSDKPQAPKADYMYVGSELPQNIDKKRCYIVDYGVYNDLKEQYSDLMLYPIFPYNSVPFISHIQSDIKFLVLQYGADSDEYVACLKAHPEVVVISMAGKDNQLGRHRALVHDLMNHNITNPVIFAQLYMHSSEEQSEFLLEAAADMGALMIDGLTDGIWLMNAGSLSNAIVEHTSFGILQAARLRVSKTEYISCPGCGRTLYDLRSTIARIKAATEGMKGLKIGIMGCIVNGPGEMADADYGYVGAGPGKVSLYRRQECVERNITEEEAVDRLLALINRDKEEQK from the coding sequence ATGATTGATTTATTTAATTATCAGCGAAGAAAATCGAGTGTCGCTAAAATTGGAAATCTTTTAATTGGAGGCGAAAATCCAATTAGAGTGCAGTCGATGACAACTACTGATACAAATGATACTCAAGCGTGTGTAGAACAGGCTGAACGTATTATTCAAAAAGGTGGCGAATTGGTTCGGTTAACAACTCAAGGAGTTCGTGAAGCCGAAAATATGAAGTGCATAAACGATGTTCTTAAAGCTAAAGGATATGAAGTTCCTTTAGTTGCTGACGTGCATTTTAATCCCAGAGTTGCCGATGTTGCTGCCACAACTACTCAAAAAGTGCGTATAAATCCAGGTAATTATGTAGATCCTGCACGTACTTTTAAAAAGCTAGAATATACTGATGAGGAGTATGCTCATGAGCTATTAAAGATAGAAGAACGCTTTATTCCCTTTTTAAATATATGTAAGGAGAATAAAACAGGAATAAGAATAGGTGTTAATCATGGCTCTCTTTCAGACCGAATACGTAATAGATATGGCGATACTCCAGAAGGAATTGTAGAAAGTTGCTTAGAGTTCTTGCGTATATGTCAACGTGAATCATTTAATGATGTTGTGATTTCGATAAAGTCTTCTAACACTGTTATTATGGTTCGGTCTATGCGTTTGCTCGTAGAAGCAATGGAAAAAGAGGGAATGAGCTATCCCCTTCACCTAGGAGTAACCGAAGCTGGAGAAGGAGAAGATGGTAGAATAAAGAGTGCAGTGGGTATTGGTGCTTTGCTATCTGATGGTATTGGCGACACAATAAGAGTGTCTTTGAGTGAAGAACCCGAAGAAGAAATACCTGTCGCAAAGCATCTTTGCGATTATATAACAAGCAAAGTGGCTCCTGTTACATTACCTGAAACACCTGCAAAGGACTTTAATTACACTCATCCTACACGTCGTTCAACTTGCCAAGTAGGTAATATTGGAGGCGAAAAGGTACCTGTTGTAATTGTATCTAAGCCTTCTTCTATGTTTGAAGAGCCTAAAGATGAGGAAGAAGTAGTGATTATTTCTAGTGATAAACCACAAGCACCTAAGGCCGATTACATGTATGTTGGTAGCGAATTACCACAGAATATTGATAAGAAACGCTGTTATATTGTTGATTATGGAGTGTATAATGACTTGAAAGAGCAATACTCTGACTTGATGTTATATCCCATATTTCCCTATAATTCAGTTCCTTTTATCTCTCATATTCAATCAGATATAAAGTTTCTTGTGTTGCAATATGGAGCTGATAGCGATGAGTATGTAGCTTGTCTAAAGGCACATCCAGAGGTTGTTGTTATTTCAATGGCTGGAAAAGATAATCAATTAGGTCGTCATAGAGCTTTAGTTCACGACTTAATGAATCATAATATCACGAATCCAGTTATCTTTGCGCAACTATATATGCACTCTTCAGAAGAACAAAGCGAGTTTCTTCTTGAAGCTGCAGCTGATATGGGCGCCTTAATGATTGATGGCTTGACCGATGGAATATGGCTAATGAATGCAGGAAGCTTATCTAATGCAATTGTAGAGCATACCTCTTTTGGCATACTTCAAGCTGCAAGACTTCGTGTAAGCAAGACAGAATACATCAGTTGTCCTGGTTGTGGACGCACACTTTACGATCTTCGAAGTACAATTGCACGCATAAAAGCAGCCACAGAGGGTATGAAAGGCCTCAAAATAGGTATCATGGGATGTATTGTTAACGGTCCTGGTGAGATGGCAGATGCCGACTATGGCTATGTAGGAGCAGGCCCAGGAAAGGTCTCTTTGTATAGAAGGCAAGAGTGTGTAGAAAGAAATATCACTGAAGAAGAGGCTGTAGATCGTCTTCTTGCTTTGATTAATAGAGACAAAGAAGAGCAGAAGTAA
- the ispE gene encoding 4-(cytidine 5'-diphospho)-2-C-methyl-D-erythritol kinase → MTIFPCAKINLGLNIVSKRPDGYHNLETVFYPIPLHDTLEVHTIDNEFPTSFNYNLKVTGTSFNGDEQDNLVVKAYKLLANDFQLPRLHIHLHKEIPTQAGMGGGSSDAAFMLKLINNYCKLQLTNSQLEEYAVKIGADCPFFINCVPAYAEGIGEQLTPIPSLAEKLSQYYIIIVKPLVSISTKGAFGMITPQKPVMNCKDIIDKPIKEWKELLFNDFEAPIFNMNPELKDIKEQLYLNGAEYAAMSGSGSTIFGLFAQEPTLSQLKLDVESTIHCIKL, encoded by the coding sequence ATGACGATATTTCCATGTGCCAAAATTAATTTAGGACTCAACATTGTATCTAAACGACCTGATGGTTATCATAATTTAGAAACGGTGTTCTACCCTATTCCTCTACATGATACGCTCGAAGTACATACTATTGATAATGAGTTTCCTACTTCTTTCAATTACAATTTAAAAGTAACAGGAACATCGTTCAATGGAGATGAGCAAGACAATCTTGTAGTAAAAGCATATAAACTTCTTGCAAATGATTTTCAACTGCCACGACTTCACATTCATCTTCACAAAGAAATACCTACTCAAGCAGGTATGGGTGGTGGTTCTAGCGATGCTGCCTTTATGCTGAAACTCATAAATAACTATTGTAAATTACAACTTACGAATTCACAATTAGAAGAATATGCGGTCAAAATAGGTGCAGATTGTCCTTTCTTTATTAATTGTGTGCCTGCGTATGCTGAAGGAATTGGAGAACAATTAACCCCTATCCCATCTTTAGCAGAAAAGCTTTCTCAATATTATATCATTATAGTTAAACCATTGGTATCAATCTCAACCAAAGGAGCCTTTGGTATGATTACTCCTCAAAAGCCTGTAATGAACTGTAAAGATATTATTGACAAACCAATAAAAGAGTGGAAAGAGCTACTCTTTAATGACTTTGAGGCTCCCATCTTCAATATGAATCCTGAGTTGAAAGACATTAAAGAACAACTCTATTTAAATGGAGCAGAATATGCAGCTATGAGCGGAAGTGGTAGTACTATATTCGGTTTATTCGCTCAAGAGCCAACTCTAAGCCAACTAAAACTTGATGTAGAGAGTACAATACATTGCATAAAGCTATAA
- a CDS encoding TetR/AcrR family transcriptional regulator codes for MDNIANYLSISKRTLYEIYPTKEDLLLECFKKHEETHEAKVEQYIENTNPNAIEIIIFAYKLKLEHFLQINSLFFEELCKYQRIVSFFEKKEKERETKFEWLFTRGVEEGFFREDLNPRIISNMFSISLKEAIDNELYKDFGIQYLFRDIVFTLVRGICTIKGIETIDQLLH; via the coding sequence ATGGATAATATTGCAAACTATCTTTCCATTTCAAAACGTACTCTATACGAAATCTATCCAACTAAGGAAGACTTATTATTAGAGTGCTTTAAAAAACATGAAGAAACACATGAAGCAAAAGTTGAACAATATATAGAAAATACTAATCCCAATGCAATTGAAATCATTATTTTTGCTTATAAGTTGAAGCTAGAGCATTTCTTGCAAATAAATTCTTTATTTTTTGAAGAACTTTGTAAATACCAACGTATTGTAAGTTTCTTTGAGAAAAAGGAAAAAGAACGTGAAACGAAATTTGAATGGCTTTTCACTCGTGGAGTGGAAGAAGGGTTCTTTAGAGAGGATTTGAATCCAAGAATTATCTCAAATATGTTCTCAATTTCATTGAAAGAGGCAATAGATAATGAGCTATATAAAGATTTTGGAATACAATATCTTTTCCGTGACATAGTATTTACACTTGTTCGGGGAATTTGTACCATCAAAGGTATTGAAACAATAGATCAACTTTTACATTAA